One Streptomyces sp. NBC_00554 DNA segment encodes these proteins:
- a CDS encoding DUF6415 family natural product biosynthesis protein produces MVAVTVDVAAQLLSRRSVNDEGTLGTLLFSLRRSLAREAIDEELYDDLNAVLDEYARPTPREVRQIAERFRKVTTKLLEVVPYLVMPYPLNEVRHLIDLGTEWPPAEQAPAHLVRFAMAILGVLDLMGDDAS; encoded by the coding sequence ATGGTTGCCGTAACGGTGGACGTCGCCGCGCAGCTGCTGAGCCGCCGATCCGTCAACGATGAAGGGACGCTGGGCACACTCCTCTTTTCCCTGCGCCGCTCCCTTGCCCGTGAAGCGATCGACGAGGAGCTGTACGACGACCTGAACGCCGTGCTCGACGAGTACGCACGCCCTACCCCGCGTGAGGTCAGGCAGATCGCGGAGCGGTTCCGGAAGGTGACCACCAAGCTCCTTGAGGTCGTGCCGTACCTCGTGATGCCCTACCCGCTCAATGAGGTGCGGCACCTGATCGACCTGGGTACCGAGTGGCCTCCAGCAGAGCAAGCACCTGCTCATCTCGTCCGCTTTGCCATGGCCATCCTCGGGGTCCTCGATCTGATGGGAGATGACGCCTCGTGA
- a CDS encoding thymidylate synthase, translated as MLITPTFGSVEGAYLELLRLATEQHEYHIDARGNEAREVIGVTFRLSDARQRLPFLAQRKANPVFQFAEALWYLAGHRDLEMIGYYAPSMRSSSIDGVHLSGSAYGYTLFNPAGSDTMSPFDRVLELLQTEKDSKRGYLPVFSAAELAVRDNPDVACLAGLHLLPREGRLHMVCHMRANDLDCGLLSDVFSFTMIHEFAAIQLGLELGTYTHTIGSAHVNDRNADRVKRVLAEADNRPAPTTFLFPAMPESTTKATVQHVLEHEEALRTNQLRYSARHIAGLGLHPYWQQVVLLFELYRQIRHEQTEAVDPDILAALDPGLRWLAGHRWPACAAAVDGGAQ; from the coding sequence ATGCTCATCACCCCCACCTTCGGCAGTGTCGAAGGCGCCTACCTGGAGCTGCTCCGTCTGGCGACCGAGCAGCACGAGTACCACATTGACGCACGCGGCAACGAGGCTCGCGAAGTGATCGGTGTGACCTTCCGCCTCTCCGACGCCCGTCAGCGCCTGCCGTTCCTGGCCCAGCGCAAGGCCAATCCGGTGTTCCAGTTCGCCGAAGCACTGTGGTACCTCGCCGGCCACCGAGACCTGGAGATGATCGGGTACTACGCCCCGTCCATGCGCTCCAGTTCCATTGACGGTGTCCATCTCAGCGGATCGGCGTACGGGTACACGCTGTTCAACCCGGCAGGCAGCGACACGATGTCACCGTTCGACCGGGTCCTGGAGCTGCTGCAGACCGAGAAGGACAGCAAGCGGGGCTACCTGCCCGTCTTCTCCGCCGCGGAACTGGCCGTCAGAGACAACCCCGACGTGGCGTGCCTGGCCGGCCTACACCTGCTCCCGCGCGAGGGGCGGCTGCACATGGTGTGCCACATGCGGGCCAACGATCTCGACTGCGGTCTGCTGTCCGACGTCTTCAGCTTCACCATGATCCACGAATTCGCGGCCATTCAGCTCGGCCTGGAACTAGGCACGTACACCCACACCATCGGCTCGGCCCACGTCAATGACCGCAATGCCGACCGCGTCAAACGGGTCCTCGCCGAGGCGGACAACCGCCCGGCACCGACCACCTTCCTTTTCCCGGCCATGCCCGAGAGCACCACCAAGGCGACCGTGCAGCACGTCCTGGAGCACGAAGAGGCACTGCGCACGAACCAACTCCGCTACAGCGCCCGCCACATCGCAGGCCTGGGGCTTCATCCGTACTGGCAGCAGGTGGTGCTGCTGTTCGAGCTGTACCGGCAGATCCGCCACGAGCAGACCGAGGCGGTAGACCCGGACATCCTCGCCGCCCTGGACCCGGGGCTGCGCTGGCTCGCTGGTCACCGCTGGCCAGCCTGCGCCGCCGCAGTGGATGGTGGTGCGCAGTGA
- a CDS encoding nucleoside-diphosphate kinase — protein MTRKPPSGAVVDGIDFNHWAVILCKPDCVERGLVPRVLEMIEASGVAVSGRMDVVARPWQAHVAYRDLLTDTKQAPHDLPAHLDDAFTNRPVAVALAHGEPGLHARLRQLIGHTDPTIAVAGTIRGDLGDDSLAVARAERRLVRNLVHTSDDPDAARREFGTWFGAGRVFDVPAFDQCSVILCKPDAVDRGLVDAVLDRIRAAGVTVSNRLDVTVQAWQAHVHYWDLLVDADWFPDRDIPACLDAMYADQRVSVALAHGEPGIHARLRNLLGHYDPTRAARGTIRRDLGNDSLAAALDEKRLVRNLVHTSDDPDAARRDFGTWFGANRRLRLTPSSVPLQPTPAAR, from the coding sequence GTGACCCGGAAGCCGCCGAGCGGCGCCGTGGTGGACGGCATCGACTTCAACCACTGGGCGGTCATCCTCTGCAAGCCGGACTGCGTGGAACGGGGCCTAGTCCCGCGCGTGCTCGAAATGATCGAAGCCTCGGGCGTCGCCGTTTCGGGCCGCATGGACGTAGTGGCACGGCCGTGGCAGGCGCACGTCGCCTACCGGGACCTCCTGACGGACACCAAGCAGGCACCGCATGACCTTCCCGCCCATCTCGACGACGCGTTCACCAATCGTCCCGTGGCAGTGGCGCTCGCCCACGGTGAGCCCGGTCTCCATGCCCGACTGCGGCAGCTCATCGGCCACACCGACCCCACCATCGCCGTAGCCGGCACGATCCGCGGCGACCTCGGCGACGACAGCCTCGCCGTCGCGCGCGCCGAGCGGCGCCTCGTGCGCAACCTCGTCCACACCTCAGACGACCCGGACGCCGCCCGGCGGGAGTTCGGTACGTGGTTCGGTGCCGGCCGCGTGTTCGACGTCCCCGCCTTCGACCAGTGCTCCGTCATCCTGTGCAAGCCCGACGCGGTCGACCGCGGCCTCGTCGATGCCGTACTGGACCGGATCCGCGCGGCCGGGGTCACAGTCTCGAACCGGCTCGACGTCACTGTTCAGGCGTGGCAGGCACACGTCCATTACTGGGATCTCCTCGTCGATGCCGACTGGTTCCCCGACCGGGACATCCCTGCCTGCCTCGACGCCATGTACGCCGACCAGCGCGTGAGCGTGGCACTCGCCCACGGCGAGCCCGGCATACACGCTCGCCTGCGCAATCTCCTCGGCCACTACGACCCGACCCGGGCCGCCCGGGGCACGATCCGCCGCGACCTCGGCAATGACAGCCTCGCCGCCGCGCTCGACGAAAAGCGCCTAGTGCGCAACCTCGTCCACACCTCGGACGACCCGGACGCCGCACGCCGCGACTTCGGTACCTGGTTCGGCGCCAACCGCCGCCTCCGGCTGACGCCTTCGTCCGTCCCGCTCCAGCCCACGCCCGCCGCCCGCTGA